From Nematostella vectensis chromosome 14, jaNemVect1.1, whole genome shotgun sequence, a single genomic window includes:
- the LOC5504727 gene encoding iron-sulfur clusters transporter ABCB7, mitochondrial isoform X3, with the protein MAVVLLIGAKVVNVQVPFLFKYAVDYLNTFDPATLAKTGGFLATFSTSLLLGYGVARMSASLFNELRNAVFAKVAQGSIRTVARRTFLHLHNLDLTFHLNRQTGALSRAIDRGTRGINFVMSALVFNIVPTIFEVSLVSGILAYRCGAEFALVVLGCLGVYTVFTLRVTQWRTQFRSQMNKADNEAGAQAIDSLINYETVKYFNNEVYEADRYDKLLARYEQASLKTTTSLAFLNWGQNFIFSASLSAIMLLASKQIMEGTMTVGDLVMVNGLLFQLSVPLNFLGSVYRDLRQALVDMETLFSLHRLQTSIQERADAAPLLLKAGDSQSHVTFEDVSFQYIEGQRILDGLSFSIPAGKKVAIVGGSGSGKSTIVRLLFRFFDPQGGRVLVAGQDIRDFSLESLRKVVGVVPQECVLFHNSVYYNINYGRVQATEHEVHEAARMAEIHDAILRMPKGYDTPVGERGLKLSGGEKQRIAIARAIIKDPPILIYDEATSSLDSITEMNILSALRRVTKGRTSIFIAHRLSTVVDADEILVLEHGKVRERGTHYSLITDPHSLYAHLWHKQHSAHTKVMEQLDNGYDSSGSMES; encoded by the exons ATGGCAGTTGTGCTTTTGATTGGTGCTAAG GTGGTGAATGTTCAGGTGCCGTTCCTGTTCAAGTACGCTGTAGACTATCTCAACACATTTGATCCAGCCACACTTGCTAAGACAGGAGGATTCCTGGCAACTTTCTCTACTTCGTTATTACTAGGGT ATGGTGTAGCAAGAATGAGTGCATCCTTATTCAACGAGCTGCGAAATGCAGTCTTTGCTAAGGTAGCTCAGGGATCTATTCGTACAGTTGCAAGGCGGACATTTCTCCATCTTCATAATCTTGATCTAACCTTCCACCTAAACAGACAAACTGGCGCACTCTCAAGAGCCATCGACAGAGGGACCAG AGGTATCAATTTTGTGATGAGTGCGCTGGTATTTAACATTGTACCGACAATCTTTGAAGTCTCCCTTGTCTCTGGAATACTG GCTTATAGGTGTGGTGCAGAGTTTGCCTTAGTTGTCCTAGGTTGCCTTGGTGTGTACACTGTGTTTACACTTCGGGTTACCCAGTGGAG AACACAGTTCCGCTCTCAGATGAACAAGGCAGATAATGAGGCTGGCGCACAAGCTATTGACTCACTTATAAACTATGAAACTGTTAAG TATTTCAACAACGAAGTCTACGAAGCAGATCGTTATGATAAACTACTCGCTAGATATGAGCAGGCCTCACTAAAGACCACCACAAGCCTGGCTTTTCTCAACTGGGGCCAGAACTTTATCTTCAGCGCGTCCCTTAGTGCTATTATGCTGCTGGCCAGCAAACAGATAATGGAAG GGACCATGACGGTGGGAGACCTTGTCATGGTGAATGGACTGCTGTTTCAGCTTTCAGTACCTCTCAACTTCCTGGGGTCCGTTTACAGAGATCTGAGACAAGCGCTGGTTGACATGGAAACACTTTTTAGCCTTCACAGGCTTCAGACGTCCATTCAG GAGCGTGCAGACGCGGCTCCTCTGCTCCTGAAGGCTGGCGACTCCCAGTCTCACGTGACATTCGAAGACGTGTCGTTCCAGTACATCGAGGGTCAGCGGATTCTCGATGGATTGTCTTTTTCTATACCCGCGGGCAAGAAGGTCGCCATTGTGGGCGGAAGTGGTTCAGG GAAGTCCACGATAGTGCGGCTGCTCTTCCGGTTCTTTGACCCGCAGGGCGGGCGCGTTCTTGTGGCAGGACAGGACATCCGGGATTTTTCGCTAGAGAGCCTGCGAAAGGTTGTTGGCGTcgtaccacag GAGTGCGTATTGTTTCACAACTCTGTCTATTACAACATAAACTATGGCCGTGTGCAGGCTACCGAACACGAGGTCCACGAGGCTGCAAGAATGGCCGAGATACACGACGCCATTCTGCGCATGCCTAAAGGTTACGATACGCCGGTCGGTGAGCGTGGGCTCAAGTTATCAGGTGGCGAGAAGCAGCGGATTGCCATTGCTCGCGCCATTATCAAGGACCCGCCCATTCTTATCTACGATGAAGCAACATCATCACTGGACTCAATCACTGAAATG AACATTCTCAGCGCTCTTCGTCGAGTAACCAAGGGTCGCACATCGATATTTATCGCGCATAGGTTATCTACTGTCGTGGACGCGGATGAGATCTTGGTGCTTGAGCACGGCAAAGTGAGAGAGCGTGGAACTCATTACTCACTGATTACCGACCCACACTCGCTATACGCACACCTGTGGCACAAGCAGCACTCAGCGCACACCAAGGTCATGGAGCAACTAGACAATGGGTACGACTCCTCAGGGAGTATGGAGTCTTGA
- the LOC5504727 gene encoding iron-sulfur clusters transporter ABCB7, mitochondrial isoform X1, giving the protein MAAGSRTCCGFLKISKCHRLFNHKSPHYSTLWRNYNGLYRQPFIQRSQIQQIRGKQSTINSKTPDVKPQTLRSSLWLISQRLLHGSPGAVTEESLKKKSVFTSSGAMILRGMLQHVWPKDRRDLKIRVVMAVVLLIGAKVVNVQVPFLFKYAVDYLNTFDPATLAKTGGFLATFSTSLLLGYGVARMSASLFNELRNAVFAKVAQGSIRTVARRTFLHLHNLDLTFHLNRQTGALSRAIDRGTRGINFVMSALVFNIVPTIFEVSLVSGILAYRCGAEFALVVLGCLGVYTVFTLRVTQWRTQFRSQMNKADNEAGAQAIDSLINYETVKYFNNEVYEADRYDKLLARYEQASLKTTTSLAFLNWGQNFIFSASLSAIMLLASKQIMEGTMTVGDLVMVNGLLFQLSVPLNFLGSVYRDLRQALVDMETLFSLHRLQTSIQERADAAPLLLKAGDSQSHVTFEDVSFQYIEGQRILDGLSFSIPAGKKVAIVGGSGSGKSTIVRLLFRFFDPQGGRVLVAGQDIRDFSLESLRKVVGVVPQECVLFHNSVYYNINYGRVQATEHEVHEAARMAEIHDAILRMPKGYDTPVGERGLKLSGGEKQRIAIARAIIKDPPILIYDEATSSLDSITEMNILSALRRVTKGRTSIFIAHRLSTVVDADEILVLEHGKVRERGTHYSLITDPHSLYAHLWHKQHSAHTKVMEQLDNGYDSSGSMES; this is encoded by the exons atggcggccgggAGTAGAACTTGTTGCGGGTTTTTAAAAATTTCTAAATGTCATCGTTTATTTAACCACAAGTCCCCACATTATAGCACGCTATGGAGAAATTACAATGGTTTATATAGACAACCTTTTATACAG AGATCACAAATCCAACAAATACGAGGGAAACAGTCAACCATTAATAGCAAAACACCTGATGTAAAACCACAGACGCTGAGAAGT TCTCTATGGCTTATCTCTCAGAGACTCCTCCATGGATCTCCTGGTGCAGTTACAGAGGAAAGCTTGAAGAAGAAGTCAGTTTTTACAAGTAGTGGGGCTATGATACTTAGAGGAATGCTGCAACACGTTTGGCCCAAGGATCGCAGAGACCTTAAGATCAGGGTTGTCATGGCTGTTGTGCTTTTGATTGGTGCTAAG GTGGTGAATGTTCAGGTGCCGTTCCTGTTCAAGTACGCTGTAGACTATCTCAACACATTTGATCCAGCCACACTTGCTAAGACAGGAGGATTCCTGGCAACTTTCTCTACTTCGTTATTACTAGGGT ATGGTGTAGCAAGAATGAGTGCATCCTTATTCAACGAGCTGCGAAATGCAGTCTTTGCTAAGGTAGCTCAGGGATCTATTCGTACAGTTGCAAGGCGGACATTTCTCCATCTTCATAATCTTGATCTAACCTTCCACCTAAACAGACAAACTGGCGCACTCTCAAGAGCCATCGACAGAGGGACCAG AGGTATCAATTTTGTGATGAGTGCGCTGGTATTTAACATTGTACCGACAATCTTTGAAGTCTCCCTTGTCTCTGGAATACTG GCTTATAGGTGTGGTGCAGAGTTTGCCTTAGTTGTCCTAGGTTGCCTTGGTGTGTACACTGTGTTTACACTTCGGGTTACCCAGTGGAG AACACAGTTCCGCTCTCAGATGAACAAGGCAGATAATGAGGCTGGCGCACAAGCTATTGACTCACTTATAAACTATGAAACTGTTAAG TATTTCAACAACGAAGTCTACGAAGCAGATCGTTATGATAAACTACTCGCTAGATATGAGCAGGCCTCACTAAAGACCACCACAAGCCTGGCTTTTCTCAACTGGGGCCAGAACTTTATCTTCAGCGCGTCCCTTAGTGCTATTATGCTGCTGGCCAGCAAACAGATAATGGAAG GGACCATGACGGTGGGAGACCTTGTCATGGTGAATGGACTGCTGTTTCAGCTTTCAGTACCTCTCAACTTCCTGGGGTCCGTTTACAGAGATCTGAGACAAGCGCTGGTTGACATGGAAACACTTTTTAGCCTTCACAGGCTTCAGACGTCCATTCAG GAGCGTGCAGACGCGGCTCCTCTGCTCCTGAAGGCTGGCGACTCCCAGTCTCACGTGACATTCGAAGACGTGTCGTTCCAGTACATCGAGGGTCAGCGGATTCTCGATGGATTGTCTTTTTCTATACCCGCGGGCAAGAAGGTCGCCATTGTGGGCGGAAGTGGTTCAGG GAAGTCCACGATAGTGCGGCTGCTCTTCCGGTTCTTTGACCCGCAGGGCGGGCGCGTTCTTGTGGCAGGACAGGACATCCGGGATTTTTCGCTAGAGAGCCTGCGAAAGGTTGTTGGCGTcgtaccacag GAGTGCGTATTGTTTCACAACTCTGTCTATTACAACATAAACTATGGCCGTGTGCAGGCTACCGAACACGAGGTCCACGAGGCTGCAAGAATGGCCGAGATACACGACGCCATTCTGCGCATGCCTAAAGGTTACGATACGCCGGTCGGTGAGCGTGGGCTCAAGTTATCAGGTGGCGAGAAGCAGCGGATTGCCATTGCTCGCGCCATTATCAAGGACCCGCCCATTCTTATCTACGATGAAGCAACATCATCACTGGACTCAATCACTGAAATG AACATTCTCAGCGCTCTTCGTCGAGTAACCAAGGGTCGCACATCGATATTTATCGCGCATAGGTTATCTACTGTCGTGGACGCGGATGAGATCTTGGTGCTTGAGCACGGCAAAGTGAGAGAGCGTGGAACTCATTACTCACTGATTACCGACCCACACTCGCTATACGCACACCTGTGGCACAAGCAGCACTCAGCGCACACCAAGGTCATGGAGCAACTAGACAATGGGTACGACTCCTCAGGGAGTATGGAGTCTTGA
- the LOC5504727 gene encoding iron-sulfur clusters transporter ABCB7, mitochondrial isoform X2, translating to MAAGSRTCCGFLKISKCHRLFNHKSPHYSTLWRNYNGLYRQPFIQRSQIQQIRGKQSTINSKTPDVKPQTLRSRLLHGSPGAVTEESLKKKSVFTSSGAMILRGMLQHVWPKDRRDLKIRVVMAVVLLIGAKVVNVQVPFLFKYAVDYLNTFDPATLAKTGGFLATFSTSLLLGYGVARMSASLFNELRNAVFAKVAQGSIRTVARRTFLHLHNLDLTFHLNRQTGALSRAIDRGTRGINFVMSALVFNIVPTIFEVSLVSGILAYRCGAEFALVVLGCLGVYTVFTLRVTQWRTQFRSQMNKADNEAGAQAIDSLINYETVKYFNNEVYEADRYDKLLARYEQASLKTTTSLAFLNWGQNFIFSASLSAIMLLASKQIMEGTMTVGDLVMVNGLLFQLSVPLNFLGSVYRDLRQALVDMETLFSLHRLQTSIQERADAAPLLLKAGDSQSHVTFEDVSFQYIEGQRILDGLSFSIPAGKKVAIVGGSGSGKSTIVRLLFRFFDPQGGRVLVAGQDIRDFSLESLRKVVGVVPQECVLFHNSVYYNINYGRVQATEHEVHEAARMAEIHDAILRMPKGYDTPVGERGLKLSGGEKQRIAIARAIIKDPPILIYDEATSSLDSITEMNILSALRRVTKGRTSIFIAHRLSTVVDADEILVLEHGKVRERGTHYSLITDPHSLYAHLWHKQHSAHTKVMEQLDNGYDSSGSMES from the exons atggcggccgggAGTAGAACTTGTTGCGGGTTTTTAAAAATTTCTAAATGTCATCGTTTATTTAACCACAAGTCCCCACATTATAGCACGCTATGGAGAAATTACAATGGTTTATATAGACAACCTTTTATACAG AGATCACAAATCCAACAAATACGAGGGAAACAGTCAACCATTAATAGCAAAACACCTGATGTAAAACCACAGACGCTGAGAAGT AGACTCCTCCATGGATCTCCTGGTGCAGTTACAGAGGAAAGCTTGAAGAAGAAGTCAGTTTTTACAAGTAGTGGGGCTATGATACTTAGAGGAATGCTGCAACACGTTTGGCCCAAGGATCGCAGAGACCTTAAGATCAGGGTTGTCATGGCTGTTGTGCTTTTGATTGGTGCTAAG GTGGTGAATGTTCAGGTGCCGTTCCTGTTCAAGTACGCTGTAGACTATCTCAACACATTTGATCCAGCCACACTTGCTAAGACAGGAGGATTCCTGGCAACTTTCTCTACTTCGTTATTACTAGGGT ATGGTGTAGCAAGAATGAGTGCATCCTTATTCAACGAGCTGCGAAATGCAGTCTTTGCTAAGGTAGCTCAGGGATCTATTCGTACAGTTGCAAGGCGGACATTTCTCCATCTTCATAATCTTGATCTAACCTTCCACCTAAACAGACAAACTGGCGCACTCTCAAGAGCCATCGACAGAGGGACCAG AGGTATCAATTTTGTGATGAGTGCGCTGGTATTTAACATTGTACCGACAATCTTTGAAGTCTCCCTTGTCTCTGGAATACTG GCTTATAGGTGTGGTGCAGAGTTTGCCTTAGTTGTCCTAGGTTGCCTTGGTGTGTACACTGTGTTTACACTTCGGGTTACCCAGTGGAG AACACAGTTCCGCTCTCAGATGAACAAGGCAGATAATGAGGCTGGCGCACAAGCTATTGACTCACTTATAAACTATGAAACTGTTAAG TATTTCAACAACGAAGTCTACGAAGCAGATCGTTATGATAAACTACTCGCTAGATATGAGCAGGCCTCACTAAAGACCACCACAAGCCTGGCTTTTCTCAACTGGGGCCAGAACTTTATCTTCAGCGCGTCCCTTAGTGCTATTATGCTGCTGGCCAGCAAACAGATAATGGAAG GGACCATGACGGTGGGAGACCTTGTCATGGTGAATGGACTGCTGTTTCAGCTTTCAGTACCTCTCAACTTCCTGGGGTCCGTTTACAGAGATCTGAGACAAGCGCTGGTTGACATGGAAACACTTTTTAGCCTTCACAGGCTTCAGACGTCCATTCAG GAGCGTGCAGACGCGGCTCCTCTGCTCCTGAAGGCTGGCGACTCCCAGTCTCACGTGACATTCGAAGACGTGTCGTTCCAGTACATCGAGGGTCAGCGGATTCTCGATGGATTGTCTTTTTCTATACCCGCGGGCAAGAAGGTCGCCATTGTGGGCGGAAGTGGTTCAGG GAAGTCCACGATAGTGCGGCTGCTCTTCCGGTTCTTTGACCCGCAGGGCGGGCGCGTTCTTGTGGCAGGACAGGACATCCGGGATTTTTCGCTAGAGAGCCTGCGAAAGGTTGTTGGCGTcgtaccacag GAGTGCGTATTGTTTCACAACTCTGTCTATTACAACATAAACTATGGCCGTGTGCAGGCTACCGAACACGAGGTCCACGAGGCTGCAAGAATGGCCGAGATACACGACGCCATTCTGCGCATGCCTAAAGGTTACGATACGCCGGTCGGTGAGCGTGGGCTCAAGTTATCAGGTGGCGAGAAGCAGCGGATTGCCATTGCTCGCGCCATTATCAAGGACCCGCCCATTCTTATCTACGATGAAGCAACATCATCACTGGACTCAATCACTGAAATG AACATTCTCAGCGCTCTTCGTCGAGTAACCAAGGGTCGCACATCGATATTTATCGCGCATAGGTTATCTACTGTCGTGGACGCGGATGAGATCTTGGTGCTTGAGCACGGCAAAGTGAGAGAGCGTGGAACTCATTACTCACTGATTACCGACCCACACTCGCTATACGCACACCTGTGGCACAAGCAGCACTCAGCGCACACCAAGGTCATGGAGCAACTAGACAATGGGTACGACTCCTCAGGGAGTATGGAGTCTTGA
- the LOC5504732 gene encoding alpha-taxilin: protein MKRPRRLGTSLEWKIRGRMARAFQNSSVSNLRSAQNILDKNTLLSAFVMETTVDQTQKEFNENGSLHEEDAELDSNLDEKPQAPGIEKKATKKPKEGKRNKEEEKRIKLLMRAFEGLDSTEAKLEALAKKYVQLASEHKVVEHRKDELEARNEKLTKERDALQSDFNKTTLAKSKLESLCRELQRHSKLVKEECQLRAAEEETKRKELSDKFQTTINDISQQMQDNFKRNEQLKQENEELAGKLKGLVDQYESREEHVDKVFKHKQLELQLAEAKMAQQNLVFNEMKEKTLMEKQELLKDSLDYRKKYELMVLQEKELKTQVALYTEKFEEFQSTLTKSNEMFVTFKKEMDKMTKTIKKLEKENKTWKSRFEGTNRSLLEMLDERAKMEKERLALSARNDKLESLCRAMQKERLILNKQALDELKLNEDSPSETQTTGAPTPPIGSTVTEREVQGALDGVSTSSEQDTPHDQGIEDTIDGDLTSSEQATPTDKDTDLMVDSMNAENEDFSEEKKTEPEPEDTSSLNTETQDDCQPEIPQSSSEQESRDSNTSSENSNASGEREPKSVTESNCS, encoded by the exons ATGAAACGACCGCGGAGACTTGGTACGAGCCTCGAGTGGAAGATCCGAGGGAGAATGGCACGAGCGTTCCAGAACTCTTCAGTTTCGAATCTTCGATCGGCGCAAAATATTCTCGATAAAAACACGTTATTATCTGCTTTTGTCATGGAGACAACTGTTGACCAGACACAAAAG GAGTTCAACGAAAACGGGAGTTTACATGAAGAAGATGCCGAATTGGATTCAAATTTGGATGAGAAACCGCAAGCTCCTGGGATCGAAAAAAAGGCAACGAAAAAGCCTAAAGAAGGAAAGAGGAATAAAGAAgaggaaaaaagaataa AGCTTCTGATGCGTGCATTCGAAGGCTTAGATAGCACGGAAGCCAAGTTAGAAGCCCTCGCCAAGAAATACGTTCAACTG GCATCTGAACATAAAGTGGTAGAGCATAGAAAGGATGAACTAGAGGCCAGAAATGAAAAG CTCACAAAGGAAAGGGACGCGCTCCAGTCAGACTTCAATAAGACAACACTTGCAAAGAGTAAGCTGGAAAGCCTGTGTCGTGAGCTGCAGCGGCACAGCAAACTTGTCAAG GAAGAGTGTCAATTGAGGGCTGCAGAAGAAGAAACCAAGAGGAAAGAGCTATCAGACAAATTCCAGACAACCATTAATGATATTTCACAACAGATGCAGGACAACTTCAAGCGCAATGAACAACTAAAGCAAGAAAATGAAGA GCTTGCAGGGAAGCTGAAAGGACTAGTTGATCAGTATGAGTCTCGAGAAGAG CATGTAGATAAAGTATTTAAGCACAAACAGCTAGAACTTCAGCTGGCTGAGGCAAAGATGGCGCAGCAGAATTTGGTATTCAAcgaaatgaaagaaaaaactCTCATGGAGAAGCAAGAG CTGTTAAAGGACTCACTGGATTATCGTAAGAAATATGAGTTAATGGTGCTGCAGGAGAAGGAGTTAAAAACTCAG GTAGCATTGTACACAGAAAAGTTTGAGGAGTTCCAGTCTACTCTCACTAAGAGTAATGAGATGTTTGTCACATTCAAGAAAGAGATGGATAAG ATGACAAAGACAATCAAGAAACTggagaaagaaaacaagacGTGGAAGTCACGGTTTGAGGGCACTAACCGATCACTGCTTGAGATGCTAGATGAG AGGGCCAAAATGGAGAAAGAGCGACTTGCCCTGTCTGCCCGTAATGACAAGCTTGAAAGTCTCTGCCGCGCTATGCAAAAAGAGAgacttattttaaataaacag GCACTGGATGAGCTTAAACTCAATGAGGATAGTCCATCCGAGACACAGACCACCGGggctcccacccctcccataGGCTCTACAGTCACGGAAAGAGAGGTACAGGGTGCCCTAGACGGAGTCTCCACTTCGAGTGAGCAAGACACGCCCCATGACCAAGGCATAGAGGACACCATAGATGGGGACCTCACCTCGAGCGAGCAGGCCACACCCACGGACAAAGACACAGACCTAATGGTCGATTCAATGAATGCAGAAAATGAAGATTTTTCTGAGGAGAAGAAGACAGAGCCGGAACCGGAAGACACATCGTCTTTAAATACAGAGACGCAAGATGATTGTCAGCCAGAAATCCCACAATCCAGTTCGGAACAAGAGTCACGTGACTCGAATACTTCGTCGGAGAATTCTAATGCTTCTGGTGAAAGAGAGCCGAAGAGTGTAACAGAGAGTAATTGTAGCTAG
- the LOC116612406 gene encoding uncharacterized protein LOC116612406 codes for MAGNTMGPDPLQETLKLKAVLAKQPARPPEMCCGLIKDPAIERFGWIRENSDQFFKFRPRTVFYSTMVALVVPGVLYWGIKYIQRSKDIKAGRPPRDFL; via the exons atggcgggcAACACGATGGGCCCAGATCCGCTACAAGAAACGCTAAAATTGAAG GCGGTTTTAGCGAAGCAGCCAGCTCGTCCCCCAGAGATGTGTTGTGGATTGATT AAAGACCCAGCAATTGAGAGGTTTGGCTGGATAAGGGAGAACTCTGACCAGTTCTTCAAGTTCCGCCCAAGAACAGTGTTCTATTCCACCATGGTGGCATTGGTTGTACCTGGAGTGCTGTACTGGGGAATCAAATACATACAG AGGAGCAAAGATATAAAGGCAGGTCGACCACCCAGGGATTTCCTTTAA
- the LOC5504733 gene encoding contactin-associated protein 1, translating to MRLQGSFFSLPTFCYLCAFWWVMSIVLCLGLGLNTDGSKRSIFLMQIENKRLVSTHSSGEHGLPVSKKIVYAGDVMGCTSACLREDWCRSLNVRLNLAKNERILCELLSVDRFNLSKYLISDKEFSHYGKMPCADSPCINGACASSYHEPYFQCTCLPGYTGQTCATASSCSVIRSTSPLSPSGIYSIDPDGSEGEPAFNVYCNMTDKGGVGVTVISHDSEARTYVHDDVQVPGSYSRPVTYQGASWKQLAKLTEFSIHCEQYIRWECHNAMFLEEGYAWWVSRDNANMTYWGGATPGSHNCSCGMTSSCASPSKGCNCDSNDGVLRSDEGLLTDKTALPVREMRFGDFNDANEYGYHTLGKMKCYGIPSALSSL from the exons ATGAGACTTCAAGGATCTTTCTTTTCGCTACCTACCTTTTGCTATCTTTGCGCCTTTTGGTGGGTTATGTCGATAGTTTTGTGCTTGGGCCTGGGACTTAACACAGACGGCAGCAAGCGGTCGATATTTTTAATGCAGATAGAGAACAAGCGCCTTGTTTCAACTCACTCATCTGGAGAACACGGGTTACCAG tttctaaaaaaatcgtATATGCTGGTGACGTCATGGGATGCACGTCCGCGTGTCTTAGAGAGGACTGGTGCCGATCGCTGAACGTCAGGTTAAACTTAGCAAAGAACGAAAGAATTCTCTGCGAGCTTCTTTCCGTGGATAGATTCAACCTCTCGAAATACCTGATTTCTGACAAAGAATTCAGTCATTATggaaag ATGCCATGCGCAGACTCTCCATGTATCAACGGAGCGTGCGCCTCTTCTTACCACGAGCCATACTTCCAATGCACATGCTTACCCGGATACACTGGACAAACCTGTGCAACAG CTTCATCGTGCAGCGTTATCAGAAgcacctctcccctctcccccagcGGTATTTACAGTATAGATCCAGACGGTTCAGAGGGCGAGCCCGCGTTCAACGTGTACTGTAATATGACTgacaagggaggggtgggtgtgACGGTCATAAGTCATGATAGCGAGGCTCGGACCTACGTCCACGATGACGTCCAAGTTCCCGGATCTTACTCCCGTCCTGTCACATACCAAGGCGCGAGCTGGAAGCAGCTAGCAAAACTTACCGAGTTCTCCATACACTGCGAGCAGTACATACGATGGGAATGCCACAATGCAATGTTCCTCGAGGAAGGGTACGCTTGGTGGGTGTCACGCGACAATGCTAATATGACGTACTGGGGAGGTGCAACTCCTGGGAGCCACAACTGCTCATGtggtatgacgtcatcgtgtGCTAGCCCGTCAAAAGGCTGTAACTGTGACAGCAACGATGGCGTGTTGCGTAGCGACGAGGGGCTGCTGACCGATAAGACCGCGCTTCCAGTACGCGAGATGAGGTTTGGGGATTTTAACGACGCTAATGAGTACGGTTACCACACACTCGGAAAGATGAAGTGCTATGGGATCCCTAGTGCGCTGTCGTCCCTATGA